A genomic stretch from Rhodospirillales bacterium includes:
- the ileS gene encoding isoleucine--tRNA ligase yields MSSRPDYRETLFLPKTGFPMRGRLAAREPEMIARWEEMDLWARLRETARGRTKYILHDGPPYANGQIHIGTAMNKILKDFVNRTRQMAGFDAHYIPGWDCHGLPIEWQIEQEYRKRKQSREDVPIAQFRRECRAFAEKWIGVQMEDFRRLFVVGDWAGRYLTMDFKAEAQIVREIGKFLLEGSLYRGLKPVMWSPVERTALAEAEVEYRDITSTAVFVRFPISQPAAPALEGADVVIWTTTPWTLPANRAIAFGPDIDYTVLEVQRCVPSSGIRPGDRLVIATARVPAIVAAASIEAFEPIASLSGSLLTGTVCSHPIAGYDHPVPLHAADFVGTDQGTGLVHVAPAHGDDDFELGQRVGLKVTEYVGDDGRYSDIVPRFAGIHVFKADQPVLAALDERGKLLATEKHVHSYPHSWRSKQPVIYRATQQWFISMESHGLRAKALAAVDATEWVPASARNRIRGMIEHRPDWCVSRQRAWGVPIPVFVDRRTREPLRDEAVLQRVVEAVEAEGADAWFTRPPSEFLGPDRDPDNFDRTSDILDVWFDSGCTHSFVLENNPDQHWPADLYLEGTDQHRGWFHSSLLASCGTRGRAPYRSVLTHGFVLDGDGRKMSKSAGNIVRPQEINDTQGADILRLWVALSDSTGDLRIGDQVLAGISDAYRRFRNTLRFVLGNLADFSEAEQISVEEMPDLEKWVLHRLHELERTRVDAFASYDFQAFYRTLHNFCANDLSSFYFDVRKDSLYCDRADSQRRRAARSTLFLLHDILTAWLAPVLCFTAEEAWLERHPAETESVHLRTFPEIPKAWQNDAVAGSFAKMRRVRNLITSALEIMRRDHQIGSSLEAQACVHADADLLADLASHDLAELAIASRITLSAEPPPDDAYRDPAVPEVAVHATAADGMKCARCWRVLAEVEDTAAGLCGRCREAV; encoded by the coding sequence ATGAGTTCCCGACCTGACTACCGCGAAACCCTGTTCCTGCCGAAGACTGGCTTCCCCATGCGTGGACGGCTGGCAGCACGCGAACCGGAGATGATCGCGCGGTGGGAAGAAATGGACCTGTGGGCCCGGCTGCGCGAAACCGCCAGGGGGCGCACGAAGTACATCCTTCACGACGGGCCGCCGTACGCCAACGGCCAGATCCACATCGGCACCGCCATGAACAAGATCCTCAAGGACTTCGTCAACCGAACCCGACAGATGGCGGGCTTCGACGCCCATTACATTCCCGGATGGGACTGCCATGGCCTGCCGATCGAATGGCAGATCGAGCAGGAGTACCGCAAGCGAAAGCAGTCCCGTGAGGACGTGCCGATCGCGCAATTCCGCCGCGAATGCCGGGCCTTCGCCGAAAAGTGGATCGGAGTCCAGATGGAGGACTTCCGGCGGCTGTTTGTCGTCGGGGACTGGGCCGGCCGGTACCTGACGATGGACTTCAAGGCGGAAGCACAGATTGTTCGGGAAATCGGCAAGTTCCTGCTTGAAGGGAGCCTGTATCGGGGCCTGAAGCCCGTCATGTGGTCGCCGGTGGAACGCACTGCGCTGGCCGAGGCCGAGGTCGAGTACCGGGACATCACGTCGACGGCCGTGTTCGTCCGGTTTCCGATCTCGCAACCCGCCGCTCCCGCGCTGGAGGGAGCCGACGTGGTGATCTGGACCACCACCCCCTGGACCCTGCCCGCCAACCGGGCGATCGCGTTCGGCCCCGACATCGACTACACGGTCCTTGAAGTCCAGCGGTGTGTCCCGTCTTCCGGGATCCGGCCCGGCGACCGACTGGTCATCGCCACTGCGCGGGTTCCCGCGATCGTCGCGGCCGCGAGCATCGAGGCGTTCGAGCCGATCGCGTCGCTGTCCGGCTCGCTGCTCACGGGCACGGTCTGCTCACATCCCATCGCGGGGTATGACCACCCCGTGCCGCTTCATGCCGCCGACTTCGTAGGGACGGACCAGGGAACCGGCCTGGTCCACGTGGCGCCGGCCCATGGTGACGATGACTTCGAGCTGGGCCAGCGCGTGGGTCTCAAGGTCACGGAGTACGTCGGGGACGACGGTCGGTACAGCGATATCGTGCCGCGCTTCGCTGGCATCCACGTCTTCAAGGCCGACCAGCCCGTACTGGCAGCACTCGATGAGCGCGGAAAGCTCCTGGCCACGGAAAAGCACGTCCACAGCTACCCGCATTCCTGGCGATCCAAGCAACCGGTGATCTACCGGGCGACCCAGCAGTGGTTCATCAGCATGGAATCACATGGGCTGAGGGCCAAGGCGCTTGCCGCCGTTGACGCGACCGAATGGGTCCCCGCCAGTGCCCGGAACCGCATTCGGGGGATGATCGAACACCGACCGGACTGGTGTGTGTCGCGACAGCGCGCATGGGGGGTTCCTATTCCGGTCTTTGTCGATCGCCGCACGCGCGAGCCGCTTCGGGATGAAGCCGTGCTCCAACGGGTCGTCGAGGCGGTCGAGGCCGAAGGTGCCGACGCGTGGTTTACGCGTCCCCCCTCGGAGTTCCTCGGGCCCGACCGCGATCCGGACAACTTCGATCGCACCAGCGACATCCTGGACGTGTGGTTTGATTCCGGCTGCACGCACTCGTTCGTGCTTGAGAACAATCCAGACCAGCACTGGCCGGCCGACCTCTACCTCGAAGGGACCGACCAGCACCGCGGATGGTTCCACAGCTCGCTCCTCGCCAGCTGTGGCACCCGCGGCCGGGCACCGTACCGCAGCGTCCTTACGCACGGGTTCGTCCTTGACGGAGACGGGCGCAAGATGTCGAAGAGCGCCGGCAACATCGTGCGGCCGCAGGAAATCAACGACACCCAGGGTGCGGACATCCTTCGGCTCTGGGTTGCGCTGAGCGACAGCACGGGCGACCTCCGAATTGGGGACCAGGTGCTGGCCGGAATCTCGGATGCTTACCGCCGGTTTCGGAACACGCTCCGCTTCGTCCTGGGCAACCTGGCCGACTTCAGCGAGGCCGAACAGATCAGCGTGGAGGAAATGCCGGACCTCGAAAAGTGGGTCCTGCACCGGCTCCACGAACTGGAGCGGACCCGCGTTGACGCCTTCGCCTCGTACGACTTTCAGGCGTTCTACCGGACGCTCCACAATTTCTGCGCCAACGACCTCTCATCCTTCTACTTCGATGTCAGGAAAGACTCGCTCTACTGCGATCGGGCCGACTCCCAACGGCGCCGCGCCGCGCGCTCAACGCTGTTCCTCCTGCACGACATCCTCACCGCCTGGCTCGCACCGGTCCTCTGCTTCACGGCGGAGGAGGCTTGGTTGGAGCGACACCCGGCAGAGACCGAGAGCGTCCACCTGCGGACGTTCCCGGAGATACCGAAAGCGTGGCAGAACGACGCCGTCGCAGGTTCATTCGCCAAGATGCGACGGGTACGAAACCTCATCACCAGCGCGCTCGAGATCATGCGGCGCGATCACCAGATCGGCTCAAGCCTGGAAGCGCAGGCCTGCGTGCACGCAGACGCCGACCTGCTCGCAGACTTGGCGTCCCACGACTTGGCGGAGCTCGCTATCGCCTCGCGGATCACGCTGAGCGCGGAACCCCCGCCGGACGACGCCTACCGAGACCCGGCCGTGCCGGAAGTAGCGGTCCATGCAACCGCGGCCGACGGCATGAAATGCGCCCGGTGCTGGCGCGTCCTCGCCGAAGTGGAAGATACGGCGGCCGGGCTTTGCGGCCGGTGCCGAGAGGCCGTGTGA
- a CDS encoding bifunctional riboflavin kinase/FAD synthetase, whose product MELVRVQPGRPASRQGQVVALGNFDGVHLGHQRLLAVACQTAGATGDARSAVLTFEPHPASVLRPESAPGRLTPLRSKARKLAEAGVDILYVQRFSLAFSSLTADAFMEDVLARTLAARHIVVGHDFRFGTGRAGDAEGLARFAPSAGFGLTVVDPVTDDAGVAFGSTAIRKAISEGRVDEAAQALGAPFEVEGRVRRGETRGRRLGFPTVNLLYHSQLAPLDGVYAGWTWIESQPERGWLPAAISTGTRPQFAGTTRILEAHVLDFQGNLYGERVRVAFSRRLRSERKFANSNALISAMSQDVSRTRAIAAEEGPPRDTIS is encoded by the coding sequence ATGGAACTCGTCCGCGTGCAGCCGGGACGCCCCGCCTCACGCCAGGGCCAGGTGGTCGCCCTCGGCAATTTCGATGGCGTTCATCTCGGGCATCAGAGACTGCTTGCCGTTGCCTGCCAGACCGCAGGCGCGACGGGCGACGCCCGTAGCGCCGTCCTGACGTTCGAGCCGCATCCGGCGTCCGTGCTCAGACCGGAATCCGCCCCCGGCCGCCTGACTCCGTTGCGCAGCAAGGCGCGCAAGCTTGCGGAAGCCGGCGTGGACATCCTCTACGTACAACGCTTCTCACTGGCCTTCTCTTCACTTACCGCTGATGCGTTCATGGAAGACGTGCTGGCGCGCACGCTGGCGGCCAGGCACATCGTGGTGGGACACGACTTTCGGTTCGGCACCGGACGAGCAGGTGACGCCGAAGGGCTCGCCCGCTTCGCCCCGAGCGCCGGTTTCGGGCTGACGGTGGTCGACCCGGTTACCGATGATGCCGGTGTCGCGTTCGGATCGACGGCAATTCGAAAGGCGATCTCTGAAGGCCGCGTAGACGAAGCAGCGCAGGCCCTGGGGGCGCCCTTCGAGGTGGAAGGTCGGGTCCGACGTGGAGAAACGCGCGGCCGCCGGCTCGGCTTCCCGACGGTAAATCTCCTCTATCACTCTCAGCTTGCGCCGCTCGACGGTGTCTACGCCGGGTGGACGTGGATCGAAAGTCAACCGGAGCGTGGCTGGCTGCCGGCAGCAATCAGCACTGGCACCCGGCCGCAGTTCGCAGGGACCACGCGAATCCTGGAGGCGCATGTCCTGGACTTTCAGGGCAACCTGTACGGGGAGCGGGTTCGAGTCGCCTTTTCGCGCAGGCTTCGTTCCGAACGGAAGTTCGCCAACTCCAACGCCTTGATCTCGGCCATGTCCCAGGACGTAAGTCGTACCCGGGCCATCGCGGCAGAAGAAGGACCGCCACGGGATACAATTTCATGA
- a CDS encoding 3-deoxy-manno-octulosonate cytidylyltransferase, which translates to MRPIVIIPARMAASRLPGKPLADICGVPMVVRVLRQAEAAEVGDVAVACCDAEVADAVAAAGGRAVMTTPDLASGSDRVWEALGVLDPAGKCDVAVNLQGDLPDISPAAIRQVLAPLEVSAVDIGTLVAPLGSGELDDPAVVKAHLVTPTPSSTVMITTFSRTVSGPDERLRHHVGIYAWRRSSLGRFVALPPSEREQAMRLEQLRALDNGMRIDGGLVDAAPAGVDTPADLDSARRRLCT; encoded by the coding sequence ATGCGCCCGATCGTGATCATTCCTGCCCGCATGGCGGCGAGCCGCCTGCCTGGCAAGCCGTTGGCCGACATCTGTGGGGTACCGATGGTGGTCCGCGTGCTGCGCCAGGCGGAGGCGGCGGAGGTCGGCGACGTGGCCGTCGCCTGCTGCGACGCCGAGGTCGCGGATGCGGTTGCAGCTGCCGGCGGGCGGGCTGTGATGACCACTCCCGATCTCGCGTCGGGTTCGGACCGTGTGTGGGAAGCGCTCGGTGTCCTTGATCCCGCAGGAAAGTGCGACGTCGCGGTCAACCTGCAGGGCGACCTGCCCGACATATCGCCCGCGGCGATCCGTCAGGTGCTCGCGCCGCTGGAGGTGTCGGCCGTCGACATCGGGACCCTGGTGGCGCCCCTCGGATCTGGCGAACTCGACGACCCGGCGGTCGTCAAGGCGCACCTTGTGACGCCGACCCCGAGCTCAACCGTCATGATCACCACCTTCTCGCGGACGGTATCCGGGCCTGACGAGCGTCTCCGGCATCACGTCGGGATCTATGCGTGGCGGCGCTCGAGCCTGGGCCGGTTTGTGGCCCTGCCCCCGAGCGAGCGCGAGCAGGCGATGCGGCTGGAACAGCTCCGGGCGCTGGACAACGGCATGCGGATCGATGGAGGATTGGTTGACGCGGCTCCGGCCGGGGTCGACACTCCTGCCGACTTGGATTCAGCGCGCCGCCGCCTGTGCACGTGA